A genomic stretch from Pontivivens ytuae includes:
- a CDS encoding putative quinol monooxygenase → MSDLTIIARIEAAPGHADLIRTELEKLVAPTRAEAGCKQYDLHIDHDAPGTFLFYETWESRELWQAHMNAPHLAAYMTATEGKVANFTLAEMDRIA, encoded by the coding sequence ATGTCAGACCTCACCATCATCGCCCGGATCGAGGCGGCCCCCGGACACGCCGATCTCATCCGCACCGAGCTGGAGAAACTCGTCGCCCCCACCCGCGCCGAGGCGGGCTGCAAGCAGTACGACCTGCATATCGACCACGACGCCCCGGGCACCTTCCTGTTCTACGAGACGTGGGAGAGCCGGGAGCTCTGGCAGGCCCACATGAACGCACCACACCTCGCCGCCTACATGACGGCGACCGAGGGCAAGGTGGCGAACTTCACGCTGGCCGAGATGGACCGGATCGCCTGA
- a CDS encoding winged helix-turn-helix transcriptional regulator — protein sequence MSRFDHYDCSLGCPVEATLELIGGKWKGVVLYHLIDGTMRFNELHRAAGTVTQRVLTKALRELEAAGLVSRTVHPVVPPHVDYALTEKGRTLVPLLLAMRDWGLEHALPAPPSTLNENILA from the coding sequence ATGTCCCGCTTCGATCACTACGACTGCTCGCTCGGCTGCCCGGTGGAGGCGACGCTGGAGCTGATCGGCGGCAAGTGGAAGGGCGTGGTGCTCTACCACCTCATCGACGGCACCATGCGGTTCAACGAGCTGCATCGGGCCGCGGGGACCGTCACGCAGCGGGTGCTGACCAAGGCGCTGCGTGAGCTGGAGGCGGCTGGGCTGGTCTCCCGCACCGTTCATCCTGTGGTGCCGCCGCATGTGGATTATGCGCTGACCGAGAAGGGGCGCACGCTAGTGCCGCTGCTCCTCGCCATGCGGGACTGGGGGCTGGAGCATGCGCTGCCCGCGCCCCCTTCCACCTTGAACGAAAATATCCTCGCTTGA
- a CDS encoding LysR family transcriptional regulator, which translates to MASPKPNWDDLRVFLELSRHGTLLGAGRALGLDPATVARRVTALETKLAARLFDRSQRGYALTEAGRRLTGPAAAMEAAATGAADRVAGQSERLSGSVRIGAPEGVASFILAEACAALADAHPDLRVELVALPRVFSLSQREADIALALTPPTAGRLRVRRVADYDLHLYAAKTLAERHPVTTRDDLKAHRFIGYIADMIFDKELDYAPLIAPDLRPQLASTSLTIQLEWTVAGHGICVLPDFVAESRSDLVRLLPEEIAFTRSFHLIRHEDDLRTARITRAADALTEALRTRLA; encoded by the coding sequence ATGGCCTCTCCGAAACCAAACTGGGACGATCTGCGGGTTTTTCTCGAACTCTCGCGCCACGGGACGCTGCTGGGCGCGGGGAGGGCTCTCGGCCTCGATCCGGCGACGGTGGCGCGGCGGGTGACAGCGCTGGAGACGAAGCTGGCCGCCCGCCTCTTCGACCGCTCCCAGCGCGGCTATGCGCTGACGGAAGCCGGGCGACGGCTGACCGGCCCGGCGGCGGCGATGGAGGCTGCGGCGACCGGCGCCGCCGATCGCGTCGCGGGCCAGTCGGAGCGTCTGTCGGGCAGCGTGCGCATCGGCGCGCCCGAGGGTGTGGCGAGCTTCATCCTGGCCGAGGCCTGCGCGGCACTGGCCGACGCCCATCCCGACCTGCGGGTCGAGCTGGTGGCGCTGCCGCGCGTCTTCTCCCTCAGCCAGCGGGAGGCCGACATCGCGCTCGCCCTGACCCCGCCCACCGCCGGGCGGCTCCGCGTGCGGCGGGTCGCGGATTACGACCTGCATCTTTATGCCGCGAAAACGCTGGCGGAGCGCCACCCGGTAACGACCCGCGACGACCTCAAGGCGCACCGCTTCATCGGCTACATCGCCGACATGATCTTCGACAAGGAGCTCGACTACGCACCCCTGATCGCCCCGGACCTGCGGCCGCAGCTCGCCTCGACCTCGCTGACGATCCAGCTCGAATGGACCGTTGCGGGGCATGGGATCTGCGTCCTGCCCGATTTCGTGGCGGAAAGCCGGTCGGACCTCGTCCGCCTGCTGCCCGAGGAGATCGCCTTCACCCGCAGCTTCCACCTGATCCGGCACGAGGACGACCTGCGCACCGCCCGCATCACCCGCGCCGCCGATGCGCTGACCGAAGCCCTTCGGACCCGGCTCGCCTAG
- a CDS encoding CoA-acylating methylmalonate-semialdehyde dehydrogenase — MDELYHFIDGQRVKGTSGRFADVFNPATGEVQAKVPLADASELDKAVAGAAKAQIAWGATNPQRRARVLMEFVRLLHRDMDKLAEALSREHGKTIPDAKGDVIRGLEVAEFCLGAPHLLKGEYTDGAGPGIDMYSMRQPIGVAAGITPFNFPAMIPMWKFCPAIAAGNAFILKPSERDPSVPLMLAELMQEAGLPDGILQVVNGDKEAVDAILDHEGIGAVGFVGSTPIAAYIYERGCANGKRVQCFGGAKNHMIIMPDADMDQAADALVGAGYGAAGERCMAISVAVPVGDETADRLIEKLAPKVEALKIGPYTGGDDVDFGPLVTAEAKQRVAGLVESGVEQGAKLVVDGRGFNMQGYEDGFFFGACLFDHVTKDMDIYRQEIFGPVLSTVRAQSYDEALGLAMDHEYGNGVAIFTRDGDAARDFASRINVGMVGINVPIPVPLAYHTFGGWKKSAFGDLNQHGPDAFRFYTKTKTVTARWPSGIKDGAEFVIPTMK, encoded by the coding sequence ATGGACGAGCTTTATCACTTCATCGACGGGCAGCGGGTAAAGGGCACGTCGGGCCGCTTCGCCGATGTGTTCAACCCGGCGACGGGCGAGGTTCAGGCGAAAGTGCCTCTCGCGGACGCCTCGGAGCTGGACAAGGCGGTGGCGGGGGCTGCGAAGGCGCAGATCGCCTGGGGCGCCACCAACCCGCAGCGTCGCGCGCGGGTGCTGATGGAGTTCGTCCGGTTGCTGCATCGGGACATGGACAAGCTGGCCGAGGCGCTGTCCCGCGAGCACGGCAAGACGATCCCCGATGCGAAGGGCGACGTGATCCGGGGGCTGGAGGTGGCGGAGTTCTGCCTCGGCGCGCCGCATCTGCTGAAGGGCGAGTACACGGATGGCGCCGGGCCGGGGATCGACATGTACTCGATGCGCCAGCCCATCGGCGTCGCCGCCGGGATCACCCCGTTCAACTTTCCCGCCATGATCCCGATGTGGAAGTTCTGCCCGGCGATCGCGGCGGGCAACGCCTTCATCCTCAAGCCCTCCGAGCGGGATCCCTCCGTGCCGCTGATGCTCGCCGAACTGATGCAGGAGGCGGGGCTGCCTGACGGCATTCTGCAGGTGGTGAACGGCGACAAGGAAGCCGTGGACGCGATCCTGGATCACGAAGGGATCGGCGCGGTGGGCTTCGTCGGTTCCACGCCGATTGCCGCGTATATCTACGAGCGCGGCTGTGCGAACGGGAAGCGGGTGCAGTGCTTCGGTGGCGCGAAGAACCACATGATCATCATGCCTGATGCCGACATGGACCAGGCCGCCGATGCGCTGGTCGGTGCAGGTTATGGTGCTGCGGGCGAGCGCTGCATGGCGATCTCCGTCGCCGTGCCCGTGGGCGATGAGACCGCCGACCGGCTGATCGAGAAGCTGGCGCCCAAGGTCGAGGCGCTGAAGATCGGGCCCTACACGGGCGGCGATGATGTGGATTTCGGTCCTCTGGTGACGGCAGAGGCAAAGCAGAGGGTTGCGGGCCTCGTTGAGTCCGGTGTCGAGCAGGGGGCGAAGTTGGTCGTCGATGGGCGCGGCTTCAACATGCAGGGGTACGAGGACGGGTTCTTCTTCGGCGCATGCCTCTTCGATCATGTCACCAAAGACATGGACATCTACCGGCAGGAGATCTTTGGCCCCGTCCTCTCCACCGTGCGGGCGCAGAGCTATGACGAGGCGCTGGGCCTCGCCATGGACCACGAATACGGCAACGGTGTCGCGATCTTCACGCGAGACGGCGACGCGGCGCGAGACTTCGCCTCGCGGATCAATGTGGGTATGGTCGGGATCAACGTGCCGATCCCGGTGCCGCTGGCATACCATACGTTCGGCGGCTGGAAGAAGTCGGCCTTCGGTGATCTGAACCAGCACGGGCCGGATGCCTTCCGCTTCTACACCAAGACCAAAACGGTCACCGCCCGCTGGCCCTCCGGCATCAAGGACGGCGCGGAGTTCGTCATCCCGACGATGAAGTGA
- a CDS encoding glycosyltransferase: MLHERPSAGATPLDLRRARARVGEMPGAKDRATSRKAQSSLRIAVGIITQRRPDMLRVLLASLSELHSMTSHDLIFVVVENDERKSVTEILERFADSGDWHVVYDIEPQLGIPSAQNKVVDLALGLDMDLLAFVDDDERVEPDWLLELTSAMQTREPDLAGGPLQLEATGDALTPMQRAVLLDGRRQLSERNATRAAASRDGWDGRLDAYTNNWCARLSKVRERGLRFDESLRDADGSDTVFSTAMREQGGRIGWVPSVIVHDRLPGRRLSPAYYYRRSRDQATVTAQRLNRKRFTSIRRAVERGLRGCLQVVSATWKGRPALAAAIYSFGNASGRLRAAFGMSSRHYSTRSKRDHIG, from the coding sequence TTGCTGCATGAACGGCCGAGCGCAGGCGCGACGCCTCTTGACCTGCGACGCGCACGAGCCCGCGTCGGAGAAATGCCCGGCGCAAAAGACCGCGCTACATCACGCAAGGCGCAGTCCAGCCTTCGCATTGCGGTCGGCATCATAACCCAGCGGCGCCCGGACATGTTGCGCGTGCTTCTCGCCAGTTTGTCCGAACTGCACAGCATGACGTCACACGACCTCATCTTCGTCGTCGTGGAGAACGACGAGAGGAAGTCTGTTACAGAGATCCTCGAACGCTTTGCGGACAGCGGCGACTGGCATGTTGTGTATGACATCGAACCGCAACTCGGCATCCCTTCTGCGCAAAACAAGGTCGTCGATCTGGCGCTGGGCCTCGACATGGATCTGCTTGCCTTTGTCGACGACGACGAGCGGGTCGAGCCTGACTGGCTCCTGGAACTGACTTCCGCAATGCAGACGCGTGAACCCGATCTTGCAGGTGGGCCGCTGCAACTCGAAGCGACCGGTGATGCGCTGACGCCAATGCAGCGCGCTGTTCTGTTGGATGGGCGAAGGCAGCTTTCCGAGCGAAACGCCACGCGCGCGGCCGCGTCGCGGGATGGCTGGGATGGCAGGCTCGACGCCTACACGAATAACTGGTGTGCACGGCTGTCGAAGGTTCGTGAACGGGGCCTGCGCTTCGATGAAAGCCTGCGAGATGCCGACGGATCTGACACGGTCTTTTCCACGGCGATGCGGGAGCAGGGCGGACGCATTGGGTGGGTGCCGAGTGTCATCGTTCACGACCGGCTCCCTGGCCGAAGACTGTCGCCAGCGTATTACTACCGCCGCAGCAGAGATCAGGCGACCGTCACCGCGCAACGCCTGAACCGAAAGCGCTTCACGAGCATTCGGCGCGCCGTCGAGCGGGGCCTCCGCGGCTGCCTGCAGGTCGTCTCTGCCACCTGGAAAGGACGCCCTGCGCTGGCGGCGGCGATCTATTCGTTCGGCAACGCGTCGGGGCGGCTTCGAGCCGCGTTCGGGATGTCGAGCCGGCATTACTCCACCCGCTCCAAGCGCGATCATATCGGCTGA
- a CDS encoding O-antigen ligase family protein — MTTSADAGSKPFLFWTSAIFAALVSVSAIHEDAFTLAALPFAILPMLWYARTTIAAQRELWIVHAMVLQYLALYAINMAAFPTLSPDYPVKDGEGEFIRFLLSGLLLLSVPLLARETTRWPVILGWGVVTCFVVLAAFYIFGFGNQGCRVEAFNRNPLYPPIWMTAIVLALFGRWIAGARREIACLYGLVFICSLSAGAFSGARTILLIQMLMFPAAAFLLGGSDRWRHLVAIGATIAAGVTAALLLDAATGCNLGDRIGKLVEIAQTADLSQSGEAELGRFETWTQAIALMPEYWLQGRGFENERYIVIEEFGSSIHHLHNLYLSWLMGGGIAALLSGLVFLFGPPLVLLRRYGLRAAWPVIALVAVIGLNGMTTILFYRGFIVATYMVTFTALLAMVVADGRKGRTDPTE; from the coding sequence ATGACCACATCCGCCGACGCCGGATCGAAACCATTCCTCTTCTGGACAAGCGCCATCTTCGCTGCCCTTGTCTCTGTCAGCGCCATCCACGAAGATGCTTTTACGCTTGCCGCGCTCCCCTTCGCGATCCTGCCGATGCTCTGGTACGCGCGCACCACCATCGCTGCGCAGCGCGAGCTTTGGATCGTTCATGCGATGGTTCTGCAATATCTGGCGCTTTACGCGATCAATATGGCCGCGTTTCCAACGCTCTCGCCCGACTATCCGGTCAAAGACGGAGAAGGTGAGTTCATCAGATTTCTGCTCTCCGGCCTCCTGCTCTTGAGCGTTCCCCTTCTTGCACGCGAGACGACACGATGGCCGGTAATACTCGGATGGGGTGTTGTCACATGTTTTGTAGTTCTGGCCGCTTTCTACATCTTTGGCTTCGGCAATCAGGGCTGCCGCGTAGAGGCATTCAACAGAAACCCGCTCTATCCGCCGATCTGGATGACGGCAATCGTACTTGCGCTCTTTGGACGATGGATTGCGGGCGCACGGCGCGAGATCGCATGCCTCTACGGTCTGGTGTTCATCTGCAGTCTGTCGGCAGGTGCTTTCAGTGGCGCGCGAACCATCCTGTTGATCCAGATGCTGATGTTTCCGGCCGCAGCCTTTCTGCTTGGCGGGTCGGATCGCTGGCGGCACTTGGTTGCCATTGGTGCGACGATCGCAGCCGGTGTGACGGCCGCGCTGTTGCTCGACGCTGCGACCGGATGCAACCTGGGAGACCGTATTGGCAAGCTTGTCGAGATCGCCCAGACCGCTGACCTGAGTCAGTCCGGAGAGGCCGAACTGGGCCGCTTCGAAACCTGGACGCAGGCTATCGCATTGATGCCTGAGTACTGGCTGCAGGGCCGTGGCTTCGAGAACGAGCGCTACATCGTTATCGAGGAGTTCGGTTCGAGCATTCACCACCTCCACAACCTCTACCTGAGCTGGCTGATGGGCGGTGGTATCGCGGCGCTGCTTTCGGGTCTGGTTTTCCTGTTCGGACCGCCGCTCGTGCTGCTGCGGCGCTACGGTCTGCGCGCCGCCTGGCCGGTGATCGCTCTTGTTGCCGTAATCGGTCTCAATGGCATGACGACGATCCTGTTTTACCGCGGCTTCATCGTCGCGACCTATATGGTCACCTTCACAGCGCTTCTTGCGATGGTTGTCGCAGACGGGCGCAAGGGGAGAACCGACCCGACTGAGTAG